A portion of the Bactrocera neohumeralis isolate Rockhampton chromosome 2, APGP_CSIRO_Bneo_wtdbg2-racon-allhic-juicebox.fasta_v2, whole genome shotgun sequence genome contains these proteins:
- the LOC126751290 gene encoding Na(+)/H(+) exchange regulatory cofactor NHE-RF1 isoform X2 has protein sequence MHRSENNENRDVVYPEISSTKVCHIVKRSDFEGYGFNLHSERIKPGQYVGKVDVNSPAEVSGLKEGYRIIEVNGVNISQESHKHVVQRIKAISNEVRLLIVDDKSIKELAAEKSSPLPKSFNEKINSKELEVEKQISNASSGDMIMRKPVTNYDANTTQKHDYNNKNEQNNATTAYNFNEMHLEKDDETRPQLCIKVSSTASSGGLELPMTAAEMRAKLLSKKKYNPKNEIVDLKKKFEIIQKL, from the coding sequence ATGCATCGTAGTGAAAATAACGAAAATCGCGATGTGGTTTACCCAGAAATATCTTCCACTAAGGTTTGTCATATTGTAAAACGTTCAGATTTTGAAGGATATGGCTTTAATTTGCATTCAGAGAGAATAAAGCCCGGACAATATGTGGGGAAAGTTGATGTGAATTCTCCAGCAGAAGTATCGGGATTGAAGGAAGGTTATCGTATCATTGAAGTTAATGGCGTAAACATAAGTCAAGAGTCTCACAAGCACGTAGTGCAGCGAATTAAGGCCATTTCAAATGAAGTGAGATTATTAATAGTTGATGACAAATCTATTAAAGAACTTGCAGCTGAAAAGTCTTCACCATTACCAAAgtcttttaatgaaaaaataaattcaaaagaacTGGAAGTTGAAAAACAGATATCAAATGCAAGCAGTGGAGATATGATTATGAGAAAGCCTGTTACCAATTATGATGCAAATACAACACAGAAACAcgattacaacaataaaaatgaacaaaacaATGCGACTACCGCatacaatttcaatgaaatgcaTTTGGAGAAGGACGATGAAACACGTCCACAATTATGTATAAAGGTTTCTAGTACAGCTTCAAGTGGTGGACTCGAACTTCCAATGACCGCAGCAGAAATGAGGGCTAAACTTTTatctaagaaaaaatataatccCAAAAATGAAATTGTAGATCTAAAGAAGAAGTTTGAGATAATACagaaactttga
- the LOC126751290 gene encoding Na(+)/H(+) exchange regulatory cofactor NHE-RF1 isoform X1, with product MCSIGMCSIAIYLCIGLCAYQYKLAKRPFNFSSGLSTVLYVTYKEMHRSENNENRDVVYPEISSTKVCHIVKRSDFEGYGFNLHSERIKPGQYVGKVDVNSPAEVSGLKEGYRIIEVNGVNISQESHKHVVQRIKAISNEVRLLIVDDKSIKELAAEKSSPLPKSFNEKINSKELEVEKQISNASSGDMIMRKPVTNYDANTTQKHDYNNKNEQNNATTAYNFNEMHLEKDDETRPQLCIKVSSTASSGGLELPMTAAEMRAKLLSKKKYNPKNEIVDLKKKFEIIQKL from the exons atgtgttcgatcggtatgtgttcTATTGCGATTTACTTGTGTATAGGCTTGTGCGCATACCAATACAAGTTGGCGAAAag acCATTCAATTTTTCAAGTGGCTTATCAACTGTGTTATATGTGACGTACAAAGAAATGCATCGTAGTGAAAATAACGAAAATCGCGATGTGGTTTACCCAGAAATATCTTCCACTAAGGTTTGTCATATTGTAAAACGTTCAGATTTTGAAGGATATGGCTTTAATTTGCATTCAGAGAGAATAAAGCCCGGACAATATGTGGGGAAAGTTGATGTGAATTCTCCAGCAGAAGTATCGGGATTGAAGGAAGGTTATCGTATCATTGAAGTTAATGGCGTAAACATAAGTCAAGAGTCTCACAAGCACGTAGTGCAGCGAATTAAGGCCATTTCAAATGAAGTGAGATTATTAATAGTTGATGACAAATCTATTAAAGAACTTGCAGCTGAAAAGTCTTCACCATTACCAAAgtcttttaatgaaaaaataaattcaaaagaacTGGAAGTTGAAAAACAGATATCAAATGCAAGCAGTGGAGATATGATTATGAGAAAGCCTGTTACCAATTATGATGCAAATACAACACAGAAACAcgattacaacaataaaaatgaacaaaacaATGCGACTACCGCatacaatttcaatgaaatgcaTTTGGAGAAGGACGATGAAACACGTCCACAATTATGTATAAAGGTTTCTAGTACAGCTTCAAGTGGTGGACTCGAACTTCCAATGACCGCAGCAGAAATGAGGGCTAAACTTTTatctaagaaaaaatataatccCAAAAATGAAATTGTAGATCTAAAGAAGAAGTTTGAGATAATACagaaactttga